One genomic window of Entelurus aequoreus isolate RoL-2023_Sb linkage group LG07, RoL_Eaeq_v1.1, whole genome shotgun sequence includes the following:
- the camkvl gene encoding caM kinase-like vesicle-associated, like, which yields MPFGCLALRDGRTYNSISDVTDKYEIGQVLRAKEFCELCLAKDRQTDKVFVCKKFLKKDGRKVRKAAKNEIMILKLVNHPNILQLIDTFETRKEYFIIQELATGGDVFDWIQDQGNYTEKDASSVIRQVLEAVAYLHSLNIVHRNLKLENLMYYTENNHNKVVLRDFYLSRFENGSITEPCGTPEYLAPEVVARHRYGRPVDCWAVGVIMFILLSGNPPFYDETEEENTDLHNRIIFCRIVAGDFEFDSPYWDDISPAAKELVCRLMEVDQMLRITAQDALWHEWIAGNGASEKNLKDGVCAQFEKNFAKAKWRKAIRVTTFMQRLKNSESVIDSSAEVKSEEAGEVEEGATQVASNNGGRRVADGGGVTSSGVSLEIMVENRPAGVDQDVEKQEANVILEPSSPPGEKLGTKKAPVNEKRKTDDQNKESKITPECTKLIDSSSVLHLDRKQTSASPDPNSKRKMAATIHSPPTAAGSGTQKDESDGSWCQTQLPEAVAESSVGEAVTPAIAPGPGVDASLCVNLRGEASPVLRKNRDARKIDRYSAEFNIARASPPIGQACYAIGSSASLGRHTTPYSTDIGTVGMGMAGPYGSPYSTLYTRGRGVGMYGTGLHHGAVGSSVTSDWQMDSVIEQIEKQMVAVLEKIEGDMPSLLEQISDCPSEPLRIRSTHASPATSRARTSQHPTETSGTPPPLPTSPRPALPSLPRLTIPPPSYPPPSPPQASVQATEEQLEKGGQRGADYCGHSSGTGMGRGL from the exons ATGCCATTTGGGTGCCTTGCTCTGCGAGATGGGCGGACTTACAATAGTATATCTGATGTGACGGACAAATATGAGATCGGTCAGGTCCTTAGAGC GAAGGAGTTCTGTGAGCTGTGCCTGGCTAAAGACAGACAAACAGACAAAGTGTTTGTCTGTAAGAAATTTCTTAAGAAAGACGGCAGGAAAGTCCGCAAGGCCGCCAAGAACGAGATCATGATTCTGAAACT ggtcaaccaCCCAAACATCCTTCAGCTTATTGATACATTTGAAACTCGGAAAGAATACTTCATCATCCAAGAACT TGCCACAGGGGGAGATGTATTTGACTGGATTCAGGACCAAGGGAATTACACAGAAAAAGATGCCTCTAGTGTCATTAGACAGGTCCTGGAGGCAGTGGCGTATTTGCACTCTCTCAACATAGTCCACAGAAACCTCAAG CTGGAAAATCTAATGTACTACACTGAGAACAATCACAACAAAGTAGTTCTGCGAGATTTCTACCTCTCCAGATTTGAGAATGGGTCCATCAcagaaccctgtggaactccagaATACCTGG CACCTGAAGTAGTGGCTCGCCATCGGTATGGACGACCAGTGGACTGCTGGGCTGTGGGTGTCATTATGTTCATACT CTTATCTGGTAACCCGCCTTTTTATGATGAAACAGAAGAGGAGAATACAGATCTACATAATCGCATCATTTTCTGTCGCATTGTTGCTGGTGACTTCGAGTTTGATTCTCCATACTGGGATGACATATCCCCTGCAG CTAAGGAGCTTGTCTGTCGACTCATGGAGGTGGACCAGATGCTGAGAATCACAGCACAAGATGCGCTTTGGCATGAATG GATTGCAGGAAATGGTGCATCAGAAAAGAACCTGAAGGATGGCGTCTGTGCCCAATTTGAGAAGAACTTTGCAAAGGCCAAATGGCGG AAAGCGATCCGCGTCACCACCTTCATGCAGCGACTGAAGAACTCTGAGTCAGTTATTGACAGTTCAGCTGAGGTAAAGAGTGAGGAAGCAGGGGAAGTTGAGGAGGGGGCAACCCAGGTGGCAAGCAATAACGGAGGTAGAAGGGTCGCTGACGGAGGAGGGGTGACTTCCAGTGGTGTGTCCTTAGAGATAATGGTTGAAAATAGACCAGCAGGTGTGGACCAAGACGTGGAAAAACAGGAGGCAAATGTGATTCTTGAACCCTCATCTCCACCTGGCGAAAAGCTTGGCACAAAGAAAGCACCAGTTaatgaaaaaaggaaaacagaTGATCAAAATAAAGAATCCAAAATAACCCCTGAATGCACTAAGCTAATAGACAGTAGTTCAGTTCTACATCTTGACAGGAAACAGACAAGCGCCTCACCTGATCCCAACAGCAAGCGTAAGATGGCTGCAACAATCCATAGTCCTCCCACAGCTGCTGGTAGTGGCACACAGAAAGATGAGAGTGATGGAAGCTGGTGTCAGACTCAACTACCTGAGGCAGTTGCAGAAAGTTCCGTGGGAGAAGCAGTCACACCGGCAATTGCACCGGGACCAGGGGTAGATGCAAGTCTCTGTGTTAATTTAAGGGGTGAAGCTAGTCCTGTGTTGAGAAAGAATAGGGATGCCCGGAAAATAGACAGATATAGTGCTGAGTTTAATATCGCCAGGGCAAGTCCTCCAATAGGTCAGGCTTGCTATGCAATTGGTAGCTCTGCTAGTTTGGGCCGTCACACCACCCCATACAGCACAGACATTGGGACGGTAGGCATGGGGATGGCAGGGCCCTATGGGAGTCCTTATAGTACTCTCTACACACGGGGACGAGGGGTAGGGATGTATGGGACTGGGCTGCATCATGGAGCAGTTGGAAGCAGTGTGACAAGCGACTGGCAAATGGACAGTGTGATCGAGCAGATAGAAAAGCAAATGGTGGCAGTGCTGGAGAAAATAGAGGGAGATATGCCCTCATTGCTGGAGCAAATCAGTGACTGCCCCTCTGAACCACTACGCATCAGGAGTACGCACGCCTCACCCGCCACCTCTCGTGCACGCACATCACAACACCCAACTGAAACATCGGGCACCCCGCCACCTCTTCCCACGTCTCCCAGGCCTGCACTGCCATCGCTCCCTCGTCTTACTATTCCACCTCCTTCCTATCCTCCACCTTCCCCTCCTCAGGCTTCAGTCCAGGCTACAGAAGAGCAGCTGGAGAAGGGTGGACAGAGAGGTGCAGACTATTGTGGCCATTCCTCTGGAACTGGAATGGGCAGAGGGTTATAA